The following coding sequences lie in one Megalodesulfovibrio gigas DSM 1382 = ATCC 19364 genomic window:
- the panB gene encoding 3-methyl-2-oxobutanoate hydroxymethyltransferase: MAQRQTARSVSARKGGDPLVMLTAYDFPTARMAEDAGADILLVGDSLAMVVLGHPDTLSVTVDEMVHHCKAVSRAAQRALVVGDLPFLSYEAGPAQALASAGRLVKEGGVRAVKLEGGREVLPQVQALLDAGIPVMGHVGLTPQRLARLGGFRVQGRDSATAQAILDDALALSRAGCFAVVLECVPAALARVVTAALDAPTIGIGAGAQCDGQVLVLHDVLGLFEGLRPTFVKRYAELGAAGREALAAYAAEVRQGVFPGPEHGFAMDELLLDTLTVDGRPATALLGEPAA; encoded by the coding sequence ATGGCACAACGACAGACCGCACGCAGCGTCAGCGCCAGGAAGGGCGGCGACCCCCTCGTCATGTTGACGGCCTATGACTTTCCCACCGCCCGCATGGCCGAGGATGCCGGCGCAGACATTCTGCTTGTGGGGGATAGTCTGGCCATGGTGGTCCTGGGGCATCCGGACACCCTGAGCGTGACCGTGGACGAGATGGTCCACCACTGCAAGGCCGTGTCCCGGGCGGCGCAGCGGGCGCTGGTGGTGGGGGATCTGCCGTTTTTGAGCTACGAGGCCGGCCCGGCCCAGGCCCTGGCCAGTGCAGGGCGGCTGGTCAAGGAAGGCGGCGTGCGCGCCGTAAAGCTGGAAGGCGGACGCGAGGTGTTGCCCCAGGTGCAGGCCCTGCTGGATGCGGGCATCCCGGTCATGGGGCATGTGGGCCTCACGCCGCAGCGGCTGGCCCGGCTGGGGGGCTTTCGGGTCCAGGGGCGGGATTCGGCCACGGCTCAGGCCATTCTGGATGATGCCTTGGCGCTGTCCCGGGCCGGCTGTTTTGCCGTGGTGCTGGAGTGCGTGCCCGCGGCCTTGGCCCGTGTGGTCACCGCCGCGTTGGATGCGCCCACCATCGGCATCGGGGCCGGGGCGCAGTGCGACGGGCAGGTGCTGGTGCTGCACGATGTGCTGGGGTTGTTCGAGGGGCTCCGCCCCACCTTTGTCAAACGCTATGCGGAGCTGGGCGCGGCTGGCCGCGAGGCCCTGGCCGCCTACGCCGCCGAGGTGCGCCAGGGCGTGTTTCCCGGTCCTGAGCACGGGTTCGCCATGGACGAATTGCTGCTGGACACCCTGACCGTGGATGGCCGCCCGGCTACGGCGTTGCTCGGGGAGCCCGCTGCATGA
- a CDS encoding TOBE domain-containing protein, producing MHSSHALSCAEIKAEAVPALIPGAACSLDVHHLTDLELRQLHASVEAELQMRAGFPVLPRHKPCPARAFSVPDGITYLNTREMDALAEAFRQWRDAARTPLQRRSRSRMLAVYLILRHTGMKLGEVLAMDDRRDLDPARSAILVHGSREREAPLPKAVAEELDRLFDDPLMAGLRGEILRLDQGYVRKQFLAMAAASGLPRGSLNPQTIRHSRAVELLRSGLPLPLVQSVLGHKDITLTAQYVAFNDRAAATLIDQTIKSASVMKTSARNAFPGTVSAIRSGSLLTEVELTTDSGLRIVSVITNESARHLDIEPGKYMAALVKAPWVVLLRQEEQPRTSARNVFCGTISAVQVGEIAAEVAVTLADGTVVTSLVTDESVNALDLKVGQPICALIKAFSVILSLEVPV from the coding sequence ATGCATAGTTCCCACGCCCTTTCCTGTGCCGAAATCAAGGCCGAGGCCGTGCCGGCGCTGATTCCCGGCGCGGCCTGTTCCCTGGATGTCCATCACCTGACGGATCTGGAGTTGCGGCAGCTGCATGCCTCGGTGGAAGCCGAGTTGCAGATGCGCGCCGGGTTCCCCGTGCTGCCGCGCCACAAGCCCTGCCCGGCGCGGGCGTTCAGCGTCCCCGACGGGATCACCTACCTGAACACCCGGGAGATGGATGCCCTGGCCGAGGCTTTTCGCCAGTGGCGAGATGCCGCCCGCACGCCCCTGCAGCGCCGTTCCCGCAGTCGCATGCTGGCGGTGTATCTCATCCTGCGGCATACCGGCATGAAGCTGGGCGAAGTGCTGGCCATGGATGACCGGCGCGACCTGGACCCCGCCCGCAGCGCGATTCTGGTGCACGGCTCCCGGGAGCGTGAAGCGCCCCTGCCCAAGGCGGTGGCCGAGGAACTGGACCGGCTGTTTGACGATCCGCTCATGGCCGGGCTGCGCGGGGAAATCCTGCGGCTGGACCAGGGCTACGTGCGCAAACAGTTTCTGGCCATGGCCGCGGCCTCGGGCCTGCCCAGGGGGTCCCTCAATCCGCAGACCATCCGCCATTCCCGGGCCGTGGAGCTGCTGCGCAGCGGCCTGCCCCTGCCATTGGTGCAGTCTGTGTTGGGACACAAGGATATCACCCTCACGGCCCAGTACGTGGCGTTCAACGATCGCGCCGCGGCCACACTCATCGATCAGACCATCAAGAGCGCCTCTGTCATGAAAACCAGCGCCCGCAACGCATTTCCCGGCACGGTCAGCGCCATTCGCTCCGGATCCCTGCTCACGGAAGTGGAATTGACCACGGACTCCGGCCTGCGCATCGTCTCCGTCATTACCAACGAGAGCGCCCGACACCTGGATATCGAACCAGGCAAATACATGGCCGCGCTGGTGAAAGCGCCCTGGGTGGTGCTGCTGCGCCAGGAAGAACAGCCGCGCACCAGCGCCCGCAACGTGTTCTGCGGCACCATCAGCGCCGTGCAGGTGGGGGAGATTGCGGCGGAAGTGGCCGTGACCCTGGCCGACGGCACGGTGGTGACGTCCCTGGTCACGGACGAGAGCGTCAATGCGCTCGATTTGAAAGTGGGTCAGCCCATCTGCGCCTTGATCAAGGCCTTCAGCGTCATCTTGAGCCTGGAAGTGCCGGTGTAA
- a CDS encoding 4Fe-4S dicluster domain-containing protein yields MSKGFFVDTTRCTACRGCQVACKQWHGNPATPTENTGFHQNPPDFNFHTYKLVRMHEQEIDGRIDWLFFPDQCRHCIAPPCKATADMEDESAIIHDDATGCVLFTPKTKDLEDYESVISACPYDVPRKVAESNQMAKCDMCIDRITNGLRPACVTSCPTGAMNFGDLKEMQAMAKARLAEIQKAYPNAKLCDPDDVRVIFLVAHDPKLYHEYAVADAQAPRQMTRKSLLAELVRPLRRSGSRLFG; encoded by the coding sequence ATGTCCAAAGGCTTCTTCGTCGATACGACTCGCTGCACGGCCTGCCGAGGCTGCCAGGTGGCCTGCAAACAATGGCACGGCAACCCGGCAACCCCCACGGAAAACACCGGCTTTCACCAGAATCCGCCGGATTTCAACTTCCACACCTACAAACTCGTGCGCATGCACGAACAGGAAATCGACGGTCGCATCGACTGGCTCTTCTTCCCGGACCAGTGCCGCCACTGCATCGCCCCGCCCTGCAAGGCCACTGCAGACATGGAAGACGAAAGCGCCATCATCCATGACGACGCCACCGGTTGCGTGCTCTTCACGCCCAAGACCAAGGATCTGGAAGACTACGAGTCCGTCATCAGCGCCTGCCCGTACGACGTGCCGCGCAAGGTGGCCGAGTCCAACCAGATGGCCAAGTGCGACATGTGCATCGACCGCATCACCAACGGCCTGCGGCCTGCCTGCGTCACGTCCTGCCCCACCGGCGCCATGAATTTTGGCGACCTCAAGGAAATGCAGGCCATGGCCAAGGCCCGGCTGGCAGAGATCCAAAAGGCGTATCCCAACGCCAAACTGTGCGATCCGGACGACGTGCGCGTGATCTTCCTCGTCGCCCATGATCCCAAACTGTACCATGAATACGCCGTGGCCGACGCCCAGGCCCCCCGCCAGATGACCCGCAAGAGCCTCCTTGCGGAACTGGTGCGGCCCCTGCGTCGCAGCGGCTCAAGACTGTTCGGCTAG
- a CDS encoding transposase: MDWLRLLKLLELEVTPPVMAGQLDMAEATVSKALATMRAAIIAGSLDAPACIEAGWATPWEDAPTPPVFGIVEHGGMAFVDLLPELAVESIIHFKSSFRLRTRALGGMVYTDRYRHYTALAACSPELTKGFFHHADRGLALDKASAFWRFARPRLVARQGISEKSFPLLMKELEFRFNHRNEDIFSLLAQRLCMFVPNREAAGA, encoded by the coding sequence GTGGACTGGCTGCGGCTGCTCAAGCTCCTGGAGCTGGAGGTGACGCCGCCGGTCATGGCCGGGCAGCTGGACATGGCCGAGGCCACAGTTTCCAAGGCGCTGGCCACGATGCGGGCGGCCATCATCGCCGGCAGCCTGGACGCCCCGGCCTGCATCGAAGCTGGCTGGGCCACGCCCTGGGAGGATGCCCCCACGCCTCCGGTGTTCGGCATCGTGGAGCATGGCGGCATGGCGTTTGTGGATCTGCTGCCCGAGCTGGCCGTGGAGTCCATCATCCATTTCAAGTCCAGCTTCCGCCTGCGCACCCGGGCCCTGGGCGGCATGGTGTATACCGACCGCTACCGCCACTACACGGCCCTGGCCGCCTGCTCCCCGGAGCTGACCAAGGGCTTCTTCCACCATGCGGATCGCGGCCTGGCCCTGGACAAGGCCTCTGCCTTCTGGCGATTTGCCCGCCCCAGGCTGGTGGCCCGGCAGGGCATTTCCGAAAAGAGCTTCCCCCTGCTCATGAAGGAGCTGGAGTTCCGCTTCAACCACCGCAACGAAGACATTTTCTCCCTCCTTGCCCAACGGCTGTGCATGTTTGTGCCGAACCGTGAAGCAGCCGGAGCCTAG
- a CDS encoding DUF1737 domain-containing protein gives MKYRILKASTEVELEEQVKQHLHEGWRPLGGVSIVQAEMAFSKVLKFYQAVGKDSREDRQAMEDLLTLLEMVRQRE, from the coding sequence ATGAAATACAGAATTCTCAAGGCGTCTACGGAAGTCGAACTGGAAGAACAGGTGAAGCAGCACTTGCACGAGGGCTGGCGGCCGCTTGGCGGGGTGTCCATTGTCCAGGCGGAGATGGCGTTTTCCAAGGTGCTGAAATTTTATCAGGCCGTGGGCAAGGACTCCAGGGAAGACCGACAGGCGATGGAGGATTTGCTGACGCTGCTGGAGATGGTGCGGCAGCGGGAGTGA
- a CDS encoding MauE/DoxX family redox-associated membrane protein, whose translation MTAQAARRIAGWAARGCHPLPALLMRLYLSGLFLYASVYKIIYAAEFAESIASYQLVPALLVNPVAVIMPWVELVAGLMLLVGLRPKAATLVIGGLLALFTLAIAITLVRGVPIGCGCFKSLEEPMSVATLLRDLGWLAMAAYVWKCDRWLHLDALFFPPMRELTDA comes from the coding sequence ATGACCGCCCAGGCTGCCAGACGGATTGCCGGCTGGGCGGCCCGAGGCTGCCACCCGCTGCCCGCGCTGCTGATGCGTCTGTATCTTTCGGGATTGTTCCTGTATGCCAGCGTGTATAAAATCATTTACGCCGCGGAGTTTGCGGAAAGCATCGCCTCGTACCAGCTGGTGCCGGCGCTGCTGGTGAATCCCGTGGCCGTGATCATGCCCTGGGTGGAGCTGGTGGCCGGGCTCATGCTGCTGGTGGGGCTCAGGCCCAAGGCGGCCACGCTGGTCATCGGCGGGCTGCTGGCGCTGTTCACCCTGGCCATTGCCATCACCCTGGTGCGCGGCGTGCCCATCGGCTGCGGCTGCTTCAAGAGCCTGGAAGAGCCCATGAGCGTGGCCACCCTGCTGCGCGATCTCGGCTGGCTGGCCATGGCCGCCTATGTGTGGAAGTGCGACCGGTGGCTGCACCTGGACGCCTTGTTTTTCCCCCCCATGCGGGAGTTGACCGACGCATGA
- the fdnG gene encoding formate dehydrogenase-N subunit alpha has product MLIKRRAFLKLTAAGATLSAFGGLGVDLAPAKAQAATMALKTVDAKQTTSVCCYCSVGCGLIVHTDKKTNRAINVEGDPDHPINEGSLCAKGASTWQLAENERRPANPLYRAPGSDQWEEKSWDWMLDTIAERVAKTREATFVTKNAKGQVVNRCDGIASVGSAAMDNEECWIYQAWLRSLGLFYIEHQARIUHSATVAALAESYGRGAMTNHWIDLKNSDVILMMGSNPAENHPISFKWVMRAKDKGATLIHVDPRYTRTSTKCDLYAPLRSGSDIAFLNGMTKYILEKELYFKDYVVNYTNASFIVGEGFAFEEGLFAGYNKETRKYDKSKWGFERDENGNPKRDETLKHPRCVFQIMKKHYERYDLDKISAICGTPKELILKVYDAYCATGKPDKAGTIMYAMGWTQHTVGVQNIRAMSINQLLLGNIGVAGGGVNALRGEANVQGSTDHGLLMHIYPGYLGTARASIPTYEEYTKKFTPVSKDPQSANWWSNFPKYSASYIKSMWPDADLNEAYGYLPKGEDGKDYSWLTLFDDMFQGKIKGFFAWGQNPACSGANSNKTREALTKLDWMVNVNIFDNETGSFWRGPDMDPKKIKTEVFFLPCAVAIEKEGSISNSGRWMQWRYVGPEPRKNAIPDGDLIVELAKRVQKLLAKTPGKLAAPVTKLKTDYWVNDHGHFDPHKIAKLINGFALKDFKVGDVEYKAGQQIATFGHLQADGSTTSGCWIYTGSYTEKGNMAARRDKTQTDMQAKIGLYPGWTWAWPVNRRIIYNRASVDLNGKPYAPEKAVVEWNAAEKKWVGDVPDGPWPPQADKEKGKRAFIMKPEGYAYLYGPGREDGPLPEYYEPMECPVIEHPFSKTLHNPTALHFATEEKAVCDPRYPFICSTYRVTEHWQTGLMTRNTPWLLEAEPQMFCEMSEELATLRGIKNGDKVILESVRGKLWAKAIITKRIKPFAIQGQQVHMVGIPWHYGWSFPKNGGDAANILTPSVGDPNTGIPETKAFMVNVTKA; this is encoded by the coding sequence ATGCTGATCAAACGTCGTGCCTTTCTGAAGCTGACGGCTGCGGGCGCAACGCTCTCGGCCTTCGGCGGGCTGGGGGTGGATCTCGCCCCGGCCAAGGCTCAGGCGGCGACCATGGCTTTGAAAACCGTGGACGCCAAGCAGACGACCTCTGTCTGCTGTTACTGCTCCGTCGGCTGCGGCCTTATTGTGCACACCGACAAAAAGACCAACCGCGCCATCAACGTGGAAGGCGATCCTGACCATCCCATCAATGAAGGTTCTCTGTGCGCCAAGGGTGCTTCCACCTGGCAGCTGGCTGAGAACGAGCGCCGGCCGGCCAATCCGCTGTACCGCGCCCCCGGCTCCGACCAGTGGGAAGAAAAAAGCTGGGACTGGATGCTGGACACCATCGCCGAGCGCGTCGCCAAGACCCGCGAGGCAACCTTCGTCACCAAGAATGCCAAAGGGCAGGTGGTGAACCGCTGCGACGGCATCGCTTCCGTGGGCTCCGCCGCCATGGACAACGAAGAGTGCTGGATCTATCAGGCGTGGCTGCGCAGCCTGGGCCTCTTCTATATCGAACATCAGGCCCGTATTTGACACAGCGCAACTGTTGCGGCTCTGGCAGAGTCGTACGGACGCGGCGCGATGACCAATCACTGGATCGACCTGAAGAACAGTGATGTAATTTTGATGATGGGCAGCAACCCTGCCGAAAACCACCCCATTTCGTTCAAGTGGGTCATGCGGGCCAAGGACAAGGGCGCCACGCTCATCCATGTGGACCCCCGCTACACCCGCACTTCCACCAAGTGCGACCTCTACGCCCCCCTGCGCTCGGGCTCGGACATTGCCTTCCTCAACGGCATGACCAAGTACATCCTTGAAAAAGAACTGTATTTCAAGGACTACGTGGTCAACTACACCAACGCCTCCTTCATCGTGGGCGAAGGGTTTGCGTTTGAAGAAGGCCTCTTTGCCGGCTACAACAAAGAGACCCGCAAGTACGACAAGTCCAAGTGGGGCTTTGAGCGCGACGAAAACGGCAACCCCAAGCGCGATGAGACTCTCAAGCACCCCCGCTGCGTCTTCCAGATCATGAAGAAGCACTATGAGCGCTACGATCTGGACAAGATCAGCGCCATCTGCGGCACGCCCAAGGAACTCATCCTCAAGGTGTACGACGCCTACTGCGCCACCGGCAAGCCGGACAAGGCCGGGACCATCATGTACGCCATGGGCTGGACACAGCACACCGTGGGCGTGCAGAACATCCGCGCCATGTCCATCAACCAGCTGCTGCTGGGCAACATCGGCGTGGCTGGCGGCGGCGTGAACGCCCTGCGTGGCGAGGCCAACGTCCAGGGTTCCACGGACCATGGCCTGCTCATGCACATTTACCCCGGCTACCTGGGCACGGCCCGCGCGTCCATCCCCACGTACGAGGAGTACACCAAAAAATTTACTCCCGTCAGCAAGGACCCGCAAAGCGCCAACTGGTGGAGCAACTTCCCCAAGTATTCCGCCAGTTACATCAAGTCCATGTGGCCGGATGCAGATCTGAACGAAGCCTACGGCTACCTGCCCAAGGGCGAGGACGGCAAGGACTACTCCTGGCTGACCCTCTTTGACGACATGTTCCAGGGCAAAATCAAAGGCTTCTTTGCCTGGGGTCAGAACCCGGCGTGCTCCGGGGCCAACTCCAACAAGACCCGCGAGGCACTGACCAAGCTGGACTGGATGGTCAACGTCAACATCTTTGACAACGAGACCGGCTCCTTCTGGCGCGGCCCGGACATGGATCCCAAGAAGATCAAGACTGAGGTCTTCTTCCTGCCCTGCGCCGTGGCCATCGAAAAAGAAGGCTCCATCTCCAACTCCGGCCGCTGGATGCAGTGGCGCTATGTGGGTCCTGAACCGCGCAAGAACGCCATCCCCGACGGCGACCTCATCGTCGAGCTGGCCAAACGCGTGCAGAAGCTCCTGGCGAAGACCCCCGGCAAGCTGGCCGCCCCCGTGACCAAGCTCAAGACCGACTACTGGGTCAACGACCATGGCCACTTCGATCCGCACAAGATCGCCAAGCTCATCAACGGCTTCGCCCTCAAGGACTTCAAGGTCGGCGACGTGGAGTACAAGGCCGGCCAGCAGATCGCCACCTTTGGCCACCTGCAGGCAGACGGCTCCACCACCTCCGGCTGCTGGATCTACACTGGTTCTTACACGGAAAAGGGCAACATGGCCGCCCGCCGCGACAAGACCCAGACCGACATGCAAGCCAAGATCGGCCTGTACCCCGGCTGGACCTGGGCCTGGCCGGTGAACCGCCGCATCATCTACAACCGCGCCTCCGTGGACCTCAACGGCAAGCCCTACGCGCCCGAAAAGGCCGTGGTGGAATGGAACGCGGCGGAAAAGAAATGGGTGGGCGACGTCCCCGACGGTCCCTGGCCGCCTCAGGCAGACAAGGAAAAGGGCAAGCGTGCCTTCATCATGAAGCCCGAAGGCTATGCCTACCTCTACGGCCCCGGCCGTGAAGACGGCCCCCTGCCCGAGTACTATGAACCCATGGAATGCCCGGTCATCGAGCATCCCTTCTCCAAGACCCTGCACAACCCCACGGCCCTGCACTTCGCCACCGAAGAAAAGGCCGTGTGCGATCCGCGGTACCCCTTCATCTGCTCCACCTACCGCGTGACCGAGCACTGGCAGACCGGCCTGATGACCCGCAACACCCCCTGGCTGCTCGAAGCCGAACCGCAGATGTTCTGCGAAATGAGCGAAGAGCTGGCCACCTTGCGCGGCATCAAAAACGGCGACAAGGTCATCCTCGAAAGCGTGCGCGGCAAGCTCTGGGCCAAGGCCATCATCACCAAGCGCATCAAGCCCTTCGCCATTCAGGGGCAGCAGGTGCACATGGTGGGCATCCCCTGGCATTACGGCTGGTCCTTCCCCAAGAATGGTGGCGATGCAGCCAACATTCTTACGCCGTCCGTTGGCGACCCCAACACCGGCATCCCGGAAACCAAAGCCTTCATGGTCAACGTGACCAAAGCCTAA
- a CDS encoding peroxiredoxin family protein, translating to MPAPTTLPTLLRAGLCLCLALACLPIQGWAAPQQGESIPSLQLVAPDRAEDAAYLGLTGQQAVTLADFAGELFLIEIIGVYCPFCHQQVPTFNTLHARLTRAKLDGAVKMLAIASGATQPEIDFLRQQSGYTYPVLRDEDYALHKALGEPKTPFTMLVDRQGVVRYAHMGIVQDVDGLFATIKSLLPQ from the coding sequence ATGCCCGCTCCCACCACTTTGCCCACGCTGTTGCGCGCCGGGCTGTGTTTGTGCCTGGCCCTTGCCTGTCTCCCGATTCAGGGGTGGGCGGCGCCGCAGCAGGGCGAGTCCATCCCTTCCCTGCAGCTTGTGGCCCCTGACCGCGCTGAGGATGCCGCCTACCTGGGCCTGACAGGCCAGCAGGCCGTGACCCTTGCGGATTTTGCCGGAGAGCTGTTTCTGATTGAAATTATTGGGGTGTACTGCCCGTTCTGCCATCAGCAGGTGCCCACGTTCAACACGCTGCACGCCCGGCTGACCCGGGCCAAGCTGGATGGTGCGGTGAAGATGCTGGCCATCGCCTCCGGTGCCACCCAGCCGGAAATCGACTTCCTGCGTCAACAATCCGGCTACACTTATCCCGTGCTGCGCGACGAGGACTATGCCCTGCACAAGGCCCTGGGCGAACCCAAAACCCCATTCACCATGCTGGTGGACCGCCAGGGCGTGGTCCGGTATGCCCACATGGGCATTGTCCAGGATGTGGACGGGCTGTTTGCGACCATCAAATCGCTGCTGCCGCAATGA
- a CDS encoding S1C family serine protease codes for MPRLPLGPFPLLVLCLLTGLHCSLADVAHGIDAQGLFQRSGPSVVVVVGKDASGRDISLGSGFYVQDTLVVTNNHVVERASKVEIRQGQDAPVPVKRIRARDKDNDLALLEVGKPGAPLPLKTGHPSVGEEVLAIGNPKGLERTISPGIVSGLRKDPQQRIRYQITAPISPGSSGGPILDAGGNVIGLATFFVMEGQNLNFAVPSLYVEQLMSGRGGGGSASPSKPAKRIEVREDPSGVITIK; via the coding sequence ATGCCCCGCCTGCCCCTCGGCCCTTTCCCGCTGCTCGTACTGTGTCTGCTGACAGGACTGCACTGCAGCCTTGCCGACGTCGCCCACGGCATTGACGCCCAAGGCCTGTTTCAGCGCTCGGGCCCCTCGGTGGTGGTCGTGGTGGGCAAGGACGCCTCGGGCCGGGATATTTCTCTAGGCTCGGGCTTTTACGTGCAGGACACCCTGGTGGTGACCAACAACCACGTGGTGGAGCGGGCCAGCAAGGTGGAGATCCGCCAGGGACAGGACGCCCCCGTGCCGGTGAAGCGCATCCGGGCCCGGGACAAAGACAACGACCTCGCCCTGCTGGAAGTGGGCAAGCCCGGCGCGCCGCTGCCCCTCAAGACCGGGCATCCCAGCGTGGGCGAAGAGGTGCTGGCCATCGGCAACCCCAAGGGCCTGGAACGGACCATCTCTCCCGGCATCGTCAGCGGCCTGCGCAAGGATCCGCAGCAACGCATCCGCTATCAGATCACCGCGCCCATCTCCCCCGGCTCCTCGGGCGGTCCCATTCTGGATGCCGGCGGCAACGTCATCGGCCTGGCCACGTTTTTCGTGATGGAAGGGCAGAACCTGAACTTCGCCGTGCCGTCCCTCTACGTGGAGCAGCTCATGAGCGGACGCGGCGGCGGTGGAAGCGCCTCTCCCTCCAAGCCGGCCAAACGCATTGAAGTACGGGAGGACCCTTCCGGGGTCATCACCATCAAATAG
- a CDS encoding septal ring lytic transglycosylase RlpA family protein codes for MLRGIVAACLLVSSVSATALCQEAGLQREGLAAYFAKELHGRRTYSGERCDMWDLTCAHPSLPMDTVVRVTNPVTSQYCDVRVVDRGPFGGARIIDVSYAAAKELGMLADGVCPVVLTPLIDLSPDTLTTYWELFDFAMPSSAQPTAP; via the coding sequence ATGCTTCGCGGTATTGTTGCGGCCTGTCTGCTGGTGTCCAGCGTGTCTGCAACGGCCCTGTGCCAGGAGGCTGGATTGCAGCGCGAGGGCTTGGCCGCCTATTTTGCCAAGGAGTTGCATGGCCGGCGCACGTACAGTGGCGAGCGATGCGACATGTGGGACCTCACCTGCGCGCATCCCTCCTTGCCCATGGATACCGTGGTGCGGGTGACCAACCCCGTCACCAGCCAGTATTGCGACGTGCGCGTGGTGGACCGAGGACCCTTTGGCGGGGCGCGCATCATCGATGTGTCCTATGCGGCAGCCAAGGAACTGGGCATGCTGGCCGACGGCGTGTGCCCGGTGGTCCTGACCCCGCTTATTGATCTGAGCCCGGACACGCTCACCACCTACTGGGAGCTGTTCGATTTCGCCATGCCATCATCCGCGCAGCCGACGGCGCCGTAG